In a genomic window of Nitrospirota bacterium:
- a CDS encoding polysaccharide biosynthesis/export family protein: protein MLSVGCFDFARKTFCMYVMAGIALMLVAACAEVPREALEEIGRPLPKDFLLGPEDVVEVTVWRNQDLSRTVVVRPDGMISLPLIGDVQASGLTASGVSEKISKRLSEYKENPSVSVSVKEINSYSIFVVGEFVRPGKYSLKSYTTVLQAVSLAGGFNQYASKNRMAVMRTIRHGAADERQVRIPVRYDDLVMGKGEVGNFRLLSGDTIVVP from the coding sequence ATGTTGTCTGTTGGGTGCTTTGATTTTGCGAGAAAGACTTTCTGCATGTATGTGATGGCGGGGATTGCGCTTATGCTTGTGGCTGCATGCGCGGAGGTCCCGCGGGAAGCGTTGGAGGAAATTGGTCGACCTCTTCCAAAGGATTTTCTTCTTGGGCCTGAGGATGTCGTGGAGGTGACGGTCTGGAGAAATCAGGATTTGTCTCGGACGGTAGTGGTACGGCCAGATGGAATGATTTCTCTCCCGCTGATTGGAGATGTGCAGGCAAGTGGTCTGACAGCATCAGGAGTAAGCGAGAAAATATCCAAGCGACTCTCTGAGTACAAAGAAAATCCGTCCGTGTCCGTCAGCGTGAAGGAAATTAACAGCTATTCTATTTTTGTTGTTGGAGAGTTTGTCCGTCCAGGAAAGTATTCGCTGAAGTCCTATACCACCGTCCTCCAGGCCGTATCACTGGCCGGAGGGTTTAATCAATATGCCTCGAAAAATAGGATGGCAGTGATGAGGACCATCCGCCATGGGGCGGCGGACGAGCGCCAAGTGCGTATTCCCGTTCGTTATGACGACCTGGTAATGGGGAAAGGTGAAGTGGGCAATTTCAGGCTGTTGTCAGGGGATACCATTGTCGTGCCCTAG
- a CDS encoding polysaccharide biosynthesis/export family protein, with protein MSMMIRIFAITGIIVAMTAPMAWAQSKPSTVSPLHESAQEKSSLIVTTDYILGPEDVLEITVWRNVDLSKTVTVRPDGRISLPLIGDVSAVGKTTVQLADEISGKLKEYKENPQVTILVKEVNSYAIYVLGEVAHPGKFPLKSKTTLLQAVTVAGGFTSTAARNKIVVFRFAKDGAGQIKIKASYDDIVLREGSNQNIELKPGDQIVVPSETMVLVP; from the coding sequence ATGAGCATGATGATACGTATTTTTGCGATCACGGGCATTATAGTAGCGATGACTGCGCCAATGGCATGGGCACAATCGAAACCGTCCACAGTGAGCCCGCTCCACGAGTCGGCACAGGAGAAATCGTCTCTTATCGTGACGACAGACTATATTCTTGGACCGGAAGACGTATTGGAAATTACGGTATGGCGAAATGTCGATCTTTCAAAAACCGTGACTGTACGTCCTGACGGAAGAATTTCTCTTCCGCTTATCGGCGATGTATCCGCAGTTGGGAAAACGACAGTCCAATTAGCTGATGAAATTTCTGGGAAGTTGAAGGAATACAAGGAGAACCCGCAAGTAACCATCCTTGTGAAAGAAGTAAATAGCTATGCGATTTATGTTCTCGGAGAAGTGGCACACCCGGGTAAGTTTCCTCTGAAGAGCAAGACCACCTTGCTGCAGGCAGTCACAGTTGCCGGAGGTTTTACGTCTACAGCAGCGAGAAATAAGATCGTCGTATTTCGCTTTGCAAAGGATGGTGCGGGCCAAATTAAGATAAAGGCAAGTTATGATGACATTGTCTTACGAGAAGGTTCTAATCAAAACATTGAGCTGAAACCGGGTGACCAAATCGTCGTGCCCTCGGAAACGATGGTGCTCGTACCATGA
- a CDS encoding PilZ domain-containing protein: MGQNEWEWPIATDFQKHHERAALLRPIPYEMTAPVNDPLAVAHRGKALSVNISSGGMLILMDQAPAIEQVMKVYVPTPITAAETPTLAEVRWTRKLPFGQNSGVGPYFVGLKFMF, encoded by the coding sequence GTGGGACAGAACGAGTGGGAATGGCCAATCGCGACAGATTTTCAGAAACATCACGAACGAGCGGCGCTCTTGCGTCCCATCCCCTACGAGATGACTGCTCCGGTGAACGATCCATTGGCGGTTGCTCACAGGGGGAAAGCGCTGTCGGTCAATATTAGCAGCGGAGGCATGCTGATTTTGATGGATCAAGCCCCAGCGATCGAACAGGTGATGAAGGTCTATGTGCCGACACCGATCACTGCGGCAGAGACTCCGACCCTCGCGGAGGTGCGGTGGACGAGGAAATTACCGTTTGGCCAAAATAGTGGCGTGGGTCCCTATTTCGTCGGTCTCAAGTTCATGTTCTAA
- a CDS encoding LuxR C-terminal-related transcriptional regulator — protein MSDSSLPVDPTDTLADQRAGAGIVVLSASMQLLHMNRQASELSKQINAAEHGGGSLKSAHGVLPTALTELCGEIIKALHVRTEAKDWEQFEIKRVAGNPEQPILLRGFGLPDRGGVQYARLVVTLEELARRQQLNTDQAKEKFQLTNREQSVIEHLAKGWTNKEIANALQITEQTVKEHIKHIMRKTNSTTRTGILVHIFNS, from the coding sequence ATGAGTGATTCCTCACTGCCCGTAGACCCGACAGACACTCTTGCCGATCAACGGGCAGGCGCAGGGATTGTTGTCCTCTCTGCGTCTATGCAACTCCTCCATATGAATCGGCAAGCCTCGGAATTGTCAAAACAGATCAATGCAGCTGAACATGGTGGAGGGAGCCTGAAGTCTGCCCATGGAGTCTTGCCTACGGCACTGACAGAACTCTGCGGGGAAATTATCAAGGCCCTCCATGTTCGTACCGAGGCAAAGGACTGGGAACAATTCGAGATCAAACGTGTTGCAGGTAATCCTGAGCAACCAATTCTGTTGCGGGGATTTGGCCTCCCGGATCGAGGTGGGGTCCAATATGCGAGACTCGTGGTCACCTTAGAGGAGCTAGCAAGGCGGCAACAGCTCAATACCGATCAGGCCAAGGAAAAGTTTCAATTGACCAATCGCGAGCAATCTGTCATTGAGCACCTGGCAAAGGGCTGGACCAATAAAGAAATCGCGAACGCGCTTCAGATTACTGAGCAGACAGTGAAAGAACACATCAAACACATCATGAGAAAAACGAACTCCACGACTAGGACAGGCATCCTCGTTCATATCTTCAATTCGTAA
- the glgA gene encoding glycogen synthase GlgA — protein MVSSEAIPYAKTGGLADVAGALPLELAKLGHDVILLLPRYRCLSESGRSFRPVCRLQVPTPQGPVDTLIEEDVISVGGDGRHVRVWTVRNEAFFDRPGLYGDRGADYQDNLDRFAFFCRATIEVIAYQHIVNQWKTHLLHLHDWQSALCAVYLKTIDQDRPEVQGVRTVLTLHNVGYQGVFPGVKFEKTGLPQSLFTPAGLEYYGSMNLLKGGIVFADYVTTVSPTYAREILTPECGFGLEGVLRNRADQLLGILNGIDIDRWNPETDPYLPANYAVTDRSGKLLCKKALQQEFHFPKTSIPLLGVIARLTSQKGLDLVAAIIPQLMAMDLQLVILGTGEPELEATFQALQARYPHRMGLRLGFDEGLAHRIEGGADVFVMPSRYEPCGLSQLYSLRYGTVPVVRKTGGLADTVVPLTLRAQQAGHATGFHVEEDTASALLSVLSRAVAIYQDRSMWEQLVEVGMSTDVSWARSANAYDRLFVSLVR, from the coding sequence ATGGTTTCTTCCGAAGCGATTCCCTATGCCAAGACCGGCGGGCTTGCTGATGTCGCTGGCGCGTTGCCTCTTGAACTGGCAAAGCTTGGCCATGATGTCATCCTTCTGCTTCCCCGCTATCGTTGCCTGAGTGAGTCAGGGCGATCCTTCCGTCCTGTCTGTCGTCTCCAAGTGCCGACTCCTCAAGGGCCTGTCGACACGCTGATCGAGGAAGATGTCATTTCTGTCGGCGGCGATGGCCGCCACGTCCGCGTATGGACAGTCCGGAACGAGGCCTTCTTTGATCGGCCCGGGTTATACGGAGATCGAGGCGCCGATTATCAGGATAATCTCGACCGGTTTGCATTTTTCTGCCGCGCAACGATTGAGGTGATCGCATATCAACACATTGTGAACCAATGGAAGACCCATCTCCTCCATCTGCATGATTGGCAATCGGCGTTGTGTGCGGTCTACCTCAAGACCATCGACCAAGACCGGCCGGAGGTTCAGGGTGTGCGCACTGTACTGACGCTCCACAATGTAGGGTATCAAGGGGTGTTCCCTGGAGTGAAATTCGAGAAAACCGGGCTACCGCAGTCGCTGTTTACGCCTGCGGGGCTTGAGTACTACGGTTCTATGAATTTGCTCAAGGGGGGAATCGTCTTTGCCGATTATGTGACGACGGTCAGCCCGACCTATGCGCGAGAAATTCTCACGCCCGAATGTGGCTTTGGGCTAGAGGGTGTATTGCGCAACCGTGCGGACCAACTTCTGGGCATTTTGAACGGGATCGACATCGATCGATGGAACCCGGAAACTGATCCCTATCTTCCAGCAAATTACGCAGTGACCGATCGCTCGGGGAAACTGCTCTGTAAGAAGGCGCTCCAACAAGAGTTCCATTTTCCTAAAACATCGATTCCGCTGCTTGGCGTGATTGCACGGCTGACGTCGCAGAAGGGGCTAGATCTTGTGGCGGCCATAATTCCACAATTAATGGCTATGGATTTGCAATTGGTGATCTTGGGAACCGGTGAGCCAGAGCTCGAAGCTACATTTCAGGCGCTTCAGGCGCGCTATCCACATCGCATGGGACTTCGTCTTGGCTTTGACGAAGGTCTTGCGCATCGCATCGAAGGTGGGGCAGATGTATTTGTGATGCCTTCACGCTATGAGCCTTGCGGATTGAGTCAGCTCTATAGCCTTCGTTACGGAACTGTTCCCGTTGTGAGAAAGACGGGTGGGTTGGCAGATACGGTTGTGCCATTGACTCTCCGGGCTCAGCAGGCTGGGCATGCAACAGGGTTCCACGTTGAAGAGGATACGGCAAGCGCTCTTCTGTCAGTATTGAGTCGAGCTGTGGCGATATATCAGGACCGATCGATGTGGGAGCAATTAGTTGAGGTAGGGATGAGTACGGATGTGTCCTGGGCTCGCTCGGCGAATGCCTACGATCGCCTGTTTGTGTCGTTGGTCAGATAG
- a CDS encoding DUF971 domain-containing protein has translation MTETLCEPKDMAWVEKGVLGIEWSDGHKAVYPVRYLRQQCPCAACVDEWSGVRRLQPDDVPIVIMLQDVQPVGRYALQFTWSDGHDTGIYSYALLRRLCQCDICQPVKPSEPRSRRLL, from the coding sequence ATGACAGAGACCCTCTGTGAACCAAAAGACATGGCCTGGGTCGAGAAGGGTGTGTTGGGTATCGAATGGAGCGACGGGCACAAGGCCGTCTACCCAGTTCGGTATCTCCGCCAGCAATGTCCCTGTGCTGCCTGTGTCGATGAGTGGTCAGGTGTTCGACGTTTGCAGCCGGACGATGTTCCCATCGTGATCATGTTGCAGGATGTGCAGCCGGTCGGACGGTATGCGCTGCAATTTACATGGAGCGACGGCCACGATACAGGGATTTACTCCTATGCCCTCCTTCGGCGGCTTTGCCAATGCGATATCTGTCAGCCTGTGAAGCCTAGTGAACCAAGGAGCCGGCGTCTGTTGTGA
- the recO gene encoding DNA repair protein RecO, which translates to MPLIKTAAITLNSRKWGDADRIVTFYTKEMGKVRGVARGARRMKSRLGASLEPLTICHLNLFEKSGDSLFRISQVDLVEPFMRFREDLTLMTAAARMVNVVSAVTPDGDPDLPLFETLEQGLRALVTSQDPALTALLFQIRLLGLIGFRPETDHCAACGKGRLIGEPQFSPLSGGLVCVACAARQTFRCLPLSRGSLAFLHQALRLAPAVVDRLRAAGQVRYEVERAVEGYVTVVAGRQLPPVNFLAYPS; encoded by the coding sequence ATGCCGCTGATCAAGACGGCGGCCATCACGCTGAATAGTCGGAAGTGGGGCGACGCGGATCGTATCGTGACGTTCTATACCAAGGAGATGGGAAAGGTTCGTGGGGTGGCGCGAGGGGCTCGCCGGATGAAGAGTCGGCTCGGCGCATCGCTTGAGCCGCTCACTATCTGCCATCTGAACCTGTTCGAAAAGTCCGGTGATTCTCTCTTTCGAATTTCTCAAGTCGATCTCGTGGAACCGTTCATGAGATTTCGAGAAGACCTGACGCTCATGACCGCTGCCGCGAGGATGGTCAATGTGGTCAGTGCCGTGACACCGGACGGGGATCCTGATCTGCCGCTCTTCGAGACGCTCGAGCAGGGGCTGCGTGCCTTAGTCACGAGCCAGGATCCTGCGTTGACCGCGCTGTTGTTTCAGATTCGTCTGCTAGGCCTTATCGGGTTTCGTCCTGAGACCGATCACTGTGCGGCTTGTGGCAAGGGCCGGTTGATAGGAGAGCCTCAGTTCTCGCCTCTCTCAGGAGGCCTGGTTTGTGTGGCCTGTGCTGCGCGTCAGACCTTCCGCTGTTTACCGCTTTCGCGAGGGAGCCTGGCCTTTCTGCATCAAGCATTGCGGCTCGCGCCCGCGGTGGTCGATCGCTTGAGGGCCGCAGGGCAAGTCAGGTACGAGGTGGAGCGAGCAGTCGAAGGGTATGTTACAGTCGTGGCAGGGAGGCAACTGCCTCCCGTGAATTTCTTGGCATATCCGTCATGA
- the mgtE gene encoding magnesium transporter yields MDPRSRPGDKDLLRDALRDQADRGRTKSDIVLLSVQRLLRRGAITNLAKMLGRMHQADVAKVILHLSSPKEKREVFELVRGESKRGQVLSELDSDSINQVLADLLHSDIAWLIKDLGPDDVAYILGVLPEERATEILSLMRTEDSTEVADLLKYPKDTAGGIMTTEFFALPEEATAQDAIRRLQLATDAEMVFYIYVTDKDERLVGVLSLRQLLTVPPTTPLKNIATRDVISVTVDMDQEEVARQVASYNLLAIPVIDKDNTLVGIITVDDVVDVIREEATEDMLKMAGAIEEDSVSKSSSIASAKHRLPWLFTNLVGSLFSGAILWEFRYTIQEVVAIVSFIPVIAAMGGNVGLQSSTLIIRGLATGLIALTDVRTVFIREIKVGLLMGLACGVILTIVGWIWHQAFLGMVVGVSLIIAFMVSTSMATFMPILLKRMGVDPAVAAGPFVTTANDITGITIYLSLATMFMEHLR; encoded by the coding sequence GTGGATCCGCGCTCTCGTCCGGGGGATAAAGATCTCCTCCGCGACGCGTTGCGTGACCAGGCCGATCGGGGTCGGACCAAGTCCGACATCGTGCTGCTGTCGGTGCAACGGCTGTTGCGGCGTGGTGCAATCACTAATCTCGCGAAGATGCTGGGCCGGATGCACCAAGCCGATGTGGCCAAGGTCATTCTGCATCTGTCGTCGCCCAAAGAAAAGCGGGAAGTCTTTGAACTGGTGCGGGGCGAGTCGAAGCGCGGCCAAGTCCTGAGCGAACTCGATAGCGACAGCATCAATCAAGTGTTGGCGGACCTCCTGCACTCGGATATCGCCTGGCTGATCAAAGATCTCGGTCCAGACGACGTGGCCTACATCCTCGGTGTGTTGCCGGAAGAGCGAGCCACCGAGATCCTTTCTCTCATGCGGACGGAGGACTCCACCGAAGTTGCCGACCTGCTGAAGTATCCGAAGGATACGGCCGGCGGCATCATGACGACGGAGTTCTTCGCACTCCCGGAAGAGGCCACGGCGCAAGATGCCATCCGACGTCTCCAGCTGGCGACGGATGCGGAGATGGTGTTTTATATTTACGTGACCGACAAAGATGAGCGCTTGGTCGGCGTGCTCTCGCTGCGGCAGCTGTTGACGGTTCCGCCCACGACGCCGCTGAAAAATATTGCCACGCGTGACGTGATCAGTGTGACGGTCGACATGGACCAGGAGGAAGTCGCCCGCCAGGTGGCGAGTTACAACTTGCTCGCGATTCCGGTTATCGACAAAGACAATACATTGGTCGGTATTATCACGGTCGACGACGTTGTGGACGTGATCCGGGAAGAAGCGACCGAAGACATGCTGAAGATGGCCGGCGCGATCGAGGAGGACTCGGTCTCAAAGTCTTCCAGTATTGCGTCGGCGAAACACCGGCTCCCGTGGCTCTTTACGAATCTGGTCGGCAGTCTGTTCTCGGGGGCGATTCTGTGGGAGTTCCGGTATACGATTCAGGAAGTGGTGGCCATCGTCAGTTTTATTCCAGTCATCGCCGCCATGGGTGGAAACGTCGGACTCCAGTCTTCGACCCTCATCATTCGTGGATTGGCAACAGGCCTGATCGCGCTGACGGATGTGCGCACCGTATTTATCAGAGAAATCAAGGTCGGGCTCTTGATGGGACTCGCGTGCGGCGTGATTCTGACGATCGTGGGCTGGATTTGGCATCAGGCATTTCTGGGTATGGTCGTCGGCGTATCATTGATTATCGCGTTCATGGTCTCGACCAGTATGGCGACGTTCATGCCCATTCTGCTGAAGCGCATGGGAGTGGATCCTGCCGTGGCGGCCGGACCCTTTGTGACGACAGCGAATGACATCACGGGCATTACCATCTATCTCTCTCTGGCCACGATGTTTATGGAGCACCTCCGCTAA
- the era gene encoding GTPase Era encodes MKFGTVAIIGRPNVGKSTLLNQLLQQKVAIVSDKPQTTRTRILGVVHAPGAQIALLDTPGLHKPQHLLNRRMVRTTVDTLEEADILYVLMDTTSSPGPGDLLVIDHVKGAIRKRPRPVILVLNKVDLVNKLKLLPVMENYARLYAWTDVVPVSAETGDNVDRLLSVTVAHLSEGDAAYDVETVTDQSMRTLASEIVREKILHQTYEEVPYSVAVEVDEFVEEGKLARISVTVLVERESHKAILIGKHGERLKSVGTDARREMEQIFGMKVFLQVWVKVREAWREDEHALTELGY; translated from the coding sequence ATGAAGTTTGGCACAGTCGCGATCATTGGACGCCCGAACGTCGGCAAGTCGACCTTGCTGAATCAATTGCTTCAGCAGAAGGTGGCGATTGTCTCGGATAAGCCGCAAACGACGAGAACCAGAATTCTTGGGGTCGTGCATGCGCCGGGTGCGCAGATAGCGCTACTCGATACGCCGGGCTTGCACAAGCCGCAACATCTGCTCAATCGTCGCATGGTTCGTACCACGGTCGATACGCTGGAGGAGGCCGATATCTTGTATGTGTTGATGGACACGACAAGTTCGCCTGGTCCCGGCGATCTCTTGGTGATCGATCATGTGAAGGGGGCGATCAGGAAGCGTCCTCGCCCGGTCATCTTGGTGCTGAACAAGGTGGATCTGGTCAATAAGCTCAAGCTGCTGCCGGTGATGGAGAACTACGCTAGATTATATGCATGGACGGACGTTGTGCCGGTATCGGCTGAAACCGGTGACAATGTCGATCGTTTGCTCTCCGTGACCGTGGCCCATCTTTCAGAAGGAGATGCGGCCTATGATGTAGAGACTGTCACCGATCAGTCCATGAGGACTCTGGCGTCAGAAATCGTTCGCGAGAAAATTCTGCATCAGACTTACGAAGAAGTGCCCTATTCCGTTGCCGTAGAGGTCGACGAATTTGTCGAGGAGGGGAAGCTGGCTCGTATCAGTGTCACGGTGCTGGTCGAGCGAGAGTCTCATAAGGCGATCTTGATCGGGAAACATGGAGAGCGGCTCAAGTCGGTTGGGACGGATGCGCGACGCGAGATGGAGCAAATCTTCGGGATGAAAGTGTTTCTGCAGGTGTGGGTGAAAGTGCGGGAGGCATGGCGAGAAGATGAGCATGCCCTCACCGAATTAGGCTACTAG
- a CDS encoding septum formation initiator family protein yields MIIKQNRGRQWLDWQRRMMTGAHYVGGAACLLLLVALVFGDMGLPRYLSMREHAQQLDSDLQELQRTVRTLRGEIDRLEHDPSKIEQLAREQLGYVRKGETVYQLVPSPSQERPRP; encoded by the coding sequence ATGATTATTAAGCAGAACCGGGGACGACAGTGGCTCGATTGGCAACGTCGTATGATGACGGGCGCGCATTATGTCGGAGGCGCCGCCTGTTTGCTGTTGCTGGTTGCCCTGGTATTTGGCGACATGGGGCTGCCGCGCTATTTGTCCATGCGTGAGCATGCCCAGCAGTTGGACTCGGACCTTCAGGAGTTGCAGCGGACGGTCCGCACGCTTCGTGGAGAGATCGATCGTCTGGAGCACGATCCCTCGAAGATCGAACAGTTGGCGCGAGAGCAGCTCGGCTACGTTCGTAAAGGTGAAACCGTGTATCAATTGGTTCCATCACCATCACAGGAGCGGCCACGCCCGTAA
- the eno gene encoding phosphopyruvate hydratase, protein MSAIREIKGRQILDSRGNPTIEAEVTLDSGACGRAAVPSGASTGEKEAIELRDGDKKRWMGKGVSKAVANISKLIAPELLGKEAFDQVGIDQAMIDLDGTKTKGKLGANAILGVSLAVAKAAAAETGQPLYRYLGGTNARVLPVPLMNIINGGAHADNRLDLQEFMIMPVGAPSFSEAFRMATEVFHTLKSLLKKKGLNTAVGDEGGFAPDLQSNEEALSLIMQAIEAAGYKPGRDIALALDCAASELYEKGRYFLEAEKNPERSSEEMVLYYGKLVDRYPILSIEDGLSELDWKGWKMMTEKLGKKVQLVGDDIFVTNVEIFARGIKEGIANSILIKLNQIGTLTETLEAIELAKRSGYTAIISHRSGETEDTTIADVAVATNCGLIKTGSLSRTDRVAKYNQLLRIEEELGSNAVYRGREAVPGR, encoded by the coding sequence ATGAGCGCGATTCGAGAGATCAAGGGGCGGCAGATTTTGGATTCTCGAGGGAATCCGACGATTGAGGCGGAGGTCACGCTGGACAGCGGGGCCTGTGGGCGGGCGGCGGTGCCGTCAGGAGCCTCGACCGGCGAGAAAGAAGCTATCGAACTGCGCGATGGCGACAAGAAGCGCTGGATGGGGAAAGGCGTCTCGAAGGCGGTCGCCAACATCAGCAAGCTGATTGCGCCGGAGTTGTTAGGAAAAGAAGCGTTCGATCAAGTCGGCATCGACCAGGCGATGATCGATCTGGATGGCACGAAAACCAAGGGCAAGCTCGGTGCCAACGCGATTCTTGGCGTATCGCTGGCCGTGGCGAAGGCGGCGGCGGCTGAAACAGGCCAACCGCTCTACCGGTATCTGGGCGGGACGAATGCGCGAGTGTTACCGGTGCCGCTCATGAACATCATCAATGGCGGGGCTCATGCCGACAATCGGTTGGATCTGCAAGAGTTCATGATCATGCCGGTGGGAGCGCCGAGTTTCAGCGAGGCGTTCCGGATGGCGACCGAGGTATTTCACACACTCAAGTCGCTGCTGAAGAAAAAAGGCTTGAATACGGCCGTCGGTGACGAGGGCGGGTTTGCGCCGGACCTCCAATCGAATGAAGAGGCGCTCAGCCTGATCATGCAGGCCATCGAGGCGGCCGGCTACAAACCGGGACGGGACATCGCCCTCGCATTGGACTGTGCCGCCAGTGAACTCTACGAGAAGGGGCGGTACTTCCTTGAAGCCGAAAAAAATCCTGAGCGCTCCTCCGAGGAGATGGTCCTGTACTACGGAAAACTCGTGGACCGTTATCCGATTCTTTCCATCGAAGATGGGTTGAGCGAGTTGGATTGGAAGGGCTGGAAGATGATGACGGAGAAGTTGGGCAAGAAGGTCCAATTGGTCGGGGACGATATTTTCGTCACGAATGTGGAAATCTTTGCCAGGGGGATCAAGGAAGGGATCGCGAACTCTATTCTGATCAAGCTCAACCAGATCGGCACGTTGACGGAAACGTTGGAGGCGATTGAGCTGGCGAAGCGGTCAGGCTACACGGCCATCATCTCGCATCGATCGGGAGAAACAGAGGATACGACGATTGCGGACGTGGCGGTCGCGACTAATTGCGGGCTCATTAAGACCGGATCGTTGTCCCGAACGGATCGTGTTGCGAAGTACAATCAATTGCTCAGGATCGAGGAAGAGCTTGGTTCCAACGCTGTCTATCGGGGTCGTGAGGCAGTGCCGGGACGGTAG
- the gatB gene encoding Asp-tRNA(Asn)/Glu-tRNA(Gln) amidotransferase subunit GatB → MIYEVVIGVEVHAQLRTKSKLFCGCGTTFGRTANSQTCPLCLGLPGTLPVINRAAVEMAVRAGLALNCTIAASNLFARKNYFYPDLPKGYQISQYEAPICEHGWIEVAGSEGSRRVRIRRAHLEEDAGKSVHVAGSNGSRVDLNRAGTPLLEIVTEPDLRSADEVVSYLRGLRDVLMYLEVCDGNMDEGSFRCEPNLSLRPLGQKEFGTKVELKNINSFKFVKDAVEYEIKRQTKVLNEGGKINQETRLWNLDRGETAVMRSKEEAHDYRYFPDPDLVPLKLEKEWIESCRKQVTELPAARLQRFVSEFALSEYDAGLLTATKAVADYFDASVKLFNQPKTVSNWVMGELTRELNNSGIDASASPVSPERLVSLLQLVEQGTISLKVAREIFPEVYSSGKTPEQIVQEKGLIQVSDEGALDQIIGDVLAKNPAQVTQFKEGKQQVLGFLVGQVMKASGGKANPGKVNELLKKKLVG, encoded by the coding sequence ATGATATACGAAGTCGTCATTGGTGTGGAAGTGCATGCGCAGCTACGGACGAAGTCTAAGCTGTTTTGCGGCTGCGGGACGACGTTCGGGCGTACGGCTAATAGCCAGACCTGTCCCCTCTGTTTGGGGCTCCCCGGCACCTTGCCAGTGATTAACCGGGCGGCGGTCGAGATGGCGGTCCGTGCTGGCTTAGCATTGAATTGTACCATCGCGGCAAGCAATCTCTTCGCGCGCAAGAACTACTTCTATCCGGATTTGCCTAAGGGCTATCAGATTTCGCAATACGAGGCGCCGATCTGCGAGCATGGCTGGATTGAGGTTGCGGGGAGTGAAGGTTCAAGGCGGGTCCGCATCCGTCGTGCCCATTTGGAAGAAGATGCGGGGAAAAGTGTCCACGTAGCCGGCTCGAACGGGAGCCGCGTCGATTTGAATCGCGCGGGGACACCGCTGCTGGAAATCGTGACGGAACCGGACTTGCGGTCGGCCGATGAAGTGGTGTCGTACTTAAGGGGCCTCCGCGATGTGCTGATGTATCTTGAAGTCTGCGACGGCAATATGGATGAAGGGAGCTTTCGCTGCGAGCCGAACCTCTCGCTCCGTCCATTGGGCCAGAAGGAATTCGGGACGAAGGTCGAACTGAAGAATATCAATTCTTTCAAGTTCGTGAAAGACGCCGTTGAATACGAGATCAAGCGCCAGACGAAGGTGCTGAATGAGGGCGGGAAAATCAATCAGGAGACCAGGCTCTGGAATCTCGATCGCGGCGAGACGGCAGTCATGCGCTCGAAAGAAGAGGCGCACGACTATCGCTACTTCCCCGATCCTGATCTGGTGCCACTCAAGCTCGAGAAAGAATGGATCGAGAGTTGTCGCAAGCAGGTCACCGAATTGCCTGCAGCGAGACTGCAACGATTTGTCAGCGAGTTTGCGCTGTCCGAGTACGACGCCGGCCTGTTGACCGCGACGAAGGCGGTGGCGGACTACTTTGATGCCTCGGTGAAGTTGTTCAATCAGCCCAAGACGGTGAGCAATTGGGTGATGGGTGAGCTGACCAGAGAACTGAATAACTCCGGCATCGATGCAAGCGCTTCGCCGGTATCACCTGAGCGGCTGGTCAGTTTGCTTCAGCTGGTCGAGCAAGGGACGATTAGTTTGAAAGTCGCACGCGAGATTTTCCCCGAAGTCTATAGCAGTGGAAAGACGCCGGAACAGATCGTTCAGGAGAAGGGGCTCATCCAAGTATCCGACGAAGGGGCGCTCGACCAGATCATCGGCGACGTTCTCGCGAAGAATCCGGCGCAAGTGACGCAGTTCAAAGAAGGGAAGCAGCAAGTGCTGGGATTCCTCGTCGGTCAGGTCATGAAGGCGAGTGGTGGCAAGGCGAATCCTGGGAAGGTGAACGAGCTGCTCAAAAAGAAGTTGGTGGGGTGA
- a CDS encoding YtxH domain-containing protein codes for MADDRGSSSSAIVLAFLGGAALGAVAALLLAPQTGRESREQLRGYARRAEGDLRDLAGRAGEALEEVVEEGKEFVDSKKAVLREAFDVGREAMRRERDRLRGEDRS; via the coding sequence ATGGCGGATGATCGAGGTTCCTCATCGTCAGCAATCGTATTGGCATTCCTGGGCGGCGCAGCGCTCGGCGCAGTGGCGGCACTCTTGCTGGCACCACAGACCGGACGCGAGTCGCGTGAGCAGTTGCGTGGGTATGCCCGTCGCGCGGAAGGCGATCTGCGGGATCTGGCAGGCCGCGCCGGCGAAGCGTTGGAAGAAGTCGTAGAAGAGGGGAAGGAATTTGTGGACTCGAAGAAAGCGGTTCTGCGCGAGGCCTTCGATGTCGGACGTGAGGCGATGCGACGGGAGCGTGACCGGTTGCGTGGAGAGGATCGTAGCTAA